The proteins below come from a single Chryseobacterium bernardetii genomic window:
- a CDS encoding TPM domain-containing protein, translated as MKLHSLKIVFSFLLLCFYTFVSAQYTIPKKPAVLYPVFDEAGLLSQQEKDALNNKLIKFADSTSTEIEVVIIKSTKGEDVNFLATMFGEQWKIGKKGVDNGVVFLIATEDRTMSIQQGRAVEQYLTASVAGQILDYIVTPNFKKGLWYEGINRGTSAIMEAVEGKFKPVPTTAPSGDGSALKVLIIAFVIFIIIAILFGNRGGGGGGRGNYDDDDDVIITRRGRRNYPGGFFPFPGSFGGGGFGGGSSGGGGGFGGFGGGGSFGGGGASGGW; from the coding sequence ATGAAATTACATTCTCTTAAAATAGTATTTTCATTTTTACTGCTCTGCTTTTACACATTTGTATCTGCACAATATACCATTCCCAAAAAACCTGCAGTTTTATATCCTGTTTTTGATGAAGCGGGACTTCTTTCCCAGCAGGAAAAAGATGCCCTTAATAATAAGCTCATCAAATTTGCAGATTCCACTTCCACAGAAATTGAAGTTGTTATCATTAAGTCCACTAAAGGCGAAGATGTCAACTTCCTGGCCACTATGTTTGGTGAACAATGGAAGATTGGAAAAAAAGGAGTGGATAACGGAGTTGTTTTCCTGATTGCTACTGAAGACAGAACCATGTCTATCCAGCAGGGACGTGCCGTAGAACAATATCTTACGGCATCCGTTGCAGGACAGATTCTGGATTATATCGTTACGCCTAACTTCAAAAAGGGTCTTTGGTATGAAGGGATTAACCGTGGTACCTCAGCCATTATGGAAGCTGTTGAGGGTAAATTCAAACCTGTTCCTACTACGGCACCTTCCGGTGACGGCAGCGCGCTTAAGGTTCTTATCATTGCCTTTGTTATTTTTATCATCATTGCTATCCTCTTCGGGAACCGGGGCGGCGGTGGCGGTGGTCGTGGTAATTATGACGACGACGATGATGTTATCATCACCAGAAGAGGACGCAGAAATTATCCTGGCGGGTTCTTCCCATTCCCGGGCAGTTTTGGTGGCGGTGGCTTTGGTGGTGGAAGTTCAGGAGGTGGCGGTGGCTTTGGAGGCTTTGGCGGCGGCGGAAGTTTCGGCGGCGGCGGTGCTTCAGGAGGATGGTAA
- a CDS encoding dihydrofolate reductase yields MTTIVVAMGEKNEIGFENQLLWHLPKDLKHFKDLTSGHPIIMGRKTYESIGKPLPNRTNIVVSRKKDWFEEGILIVGSLKEAIKFAKKIDEEVFVIGGGNIYEQTMDIVDKLEVTLVKADLEADTFFPKIDEKIWKKTNETCHEKDEKNGYDFCFQTFERIKKEA; encoded by the coding sequence ATGACAACAATAGTGGTGGCAATGGGAGAGAAGAACGAGATTGGTTTTGAAAACCAGTTGCTTTGGCATCTTCCGAAAGATTTGAAACATTTTAAGGACCTTACTTCCGGGCATCCGATCATTATGGGAAGAAAAACGTACGAGAGTATTGGAAAACCACTTCCTAACCGTACCAATATTGTTGTTTCAAGAAAGAAAGACTGGTTTGAGGAAGGAATTCTTATTGTGGGAAGCCTTAAGGAAGCTATCAAGTTTGCTAAAAAAATTGATGAAGAAGTTTTTGTTATCGGAGGCGGAAACATTTATGAACAAACAATGGATATTGTGGATAAACTTGAGGTGACTCTGGTAAAAGCAGATCTTGAAGCAGATACATTTTTTCCTAAAATAGATGAAAAGATCTGGAAAAAAACCAATGAAACCTGTCATGAAAAAGACGAAAAGAATGGTTATGATTTCTGTTTCCAGACGTTTGAAAGAATTAAAAAAGAAGCTTAG
- a CDS encoding DUF2892 domain-containing protein — MNKNIKIAVAALLILLGLYMMIFTRNLGWGIVVFLLAAFPIILYFKNEYILLAFWQLRKQNMEKAAEWLTKITDYKGQLHKTQYGYFHYLLGLTQAQDHPTKVEPLMKKALEYGLNMKHDRAMATLNLAAAAISKGRKQEGQKLLDEAKRLDSAGMMTDQIKMMKEQLKMPTMQKHMHNPNMRNRGKYF, encoded by the coding sequence ATGAATAAGAACATTAAAATTGCAGTAGCAGCACTTCTTATCCTTCTGGGGCTTTATATGATGATTTTCACCAGAAATCTCGGATGGGGAATAGTTGTTTTTCTTCTTGCCGCATTTCCAATCATACTTTACTTTAAAAATGAGTATATCCTTTTGGCATTCTGGCAATTGAGAAAGCAGAATATGGAGAAAGCTGCAGAATGGCTAACAAAAATTACAGACTATAAAGGACAGCTTCATAAAACTCAATACGGATATTTCCACTATTTATTAGGATTAACACAGGCTCAGGATCACCCAACCAAAGTGGAACCTCTAATGAAAAAAGCCTTGGAATATGGTTTGAATATGAAGCATGACAGAGCAATGGCTACTTTAAACCTTGCAGCAGCTGCTATTTCTAAAGGAAGAAAGCAGGAAGGTCAGAAGCTATTGGATGAAGCAAAAAGATTAGACAGTGCAGGAATGATGACGGATCAGATCAAAATGATGAAGGAACAGCTGAAAATGCCAACCATGCAGAAGCATATGCACAATCCTAATATGAGAAATAGAGGCAAATACTTCTAA
- a CDS encoding NAD(P)H-dependent oxidoreductase — MKKTLVVFAHPYLEHSNSNVELINFYVRHQHYTLRDLYEEYPDFHIAAFRERKRLANYDRFVFQFPLIWFGMPPLLRLWIDEVFDRDWLQPGKHNPLENKEVYILVTTGGKERSFSKTGTYQYTVDELISGLIVSLKVFKADIKHIKIVYEANKLSKKEIILHKKEFTELLNQ, encoded by the coding sequence ATGAAGAAGACATTGGTAGTATTTGCACACCCTTATCTGGAGCACTCCAATTCGAATGTAGAGCTCATCAATTTCTACGTTCGTCACCAGCATTATACCTTAAGAGATCTTTATGAAGAATATCCTGATTTCCATATTGCCGCTTTCAGGGAAAGAAAACGCTTAGCCAATTACGACCGTTTTGTTTTTCAGTTCCCACTAATTTGGTTCGGGATGCCTCCTCTGTTAAGATTATGGATTGATGAAGTTTTTGACCGTGACTGGCTTCAGCCTGGTAAGCACAATCCTCTGGAAAACAAAGAAGTTTATATTCTGGTGACTACCGGTGGAAAAGAAAGATCTTTCAGTAAAACCGGAACTTATCAATATACCGTAGATGAGCTGATTAGTGGATTAATTGTTTCATTAAAGGTTTTCAAGGCAGACATAAAACATATTAAAATCGTTTACGAAGCCAACAAATTGTCTAAAAAAGAAATTATCCTGCATAAAAAAGAGTTTACAGAACTGCTCAATCAATAA
- a CDS encoding LemA family protein — protein MKNKGCLGAGTIGIALLIIVAVLFFWGKSGYNSFVNKEQTVNAKWSNVETVYQKRANLIPNLERTVKSYSKFEQETLTQVVEARSKATSINIDPTNMTEADLAKFQAAQGELSGALSRLMAVVESYPNLKADQQYINFQREYTAIENSIRTETVYYNDAAKDYNTSIKTFPNNILANFTNFKEKPYFKADAGAQKAPEVFK, from the coding sequence ATGAAAAATAAAGGATGTCTGGGCGCCGGAACCATTGGTATTGCCCTCCTTATTATTGTTGCAGTTCTATTCTTCTGGGGAAAAAGCGGATATAACAGCTTTGTCAACAAAGAGCAGACTGTTAACGCTAAATGGTCTAATGTAGAGACCGTGTATCAGAAAAGAGCGAATCTTATTCCTAATCTGGAAAGAACAGTAAAATCGTATTCAAAATTTGAGCAGGAAACCTTAACGCAAGTGGTGGAAGCACGTTCTAAAGCGACTTCTATCAACATTGACCCTACCAATATGACGGAAGCAGATCTTGCTAAATTCCAGGCTGCACAGGGAGAATTGTCCGGTGCGTTAAGCAGATTAATGGCTGTGGTGGAGTCTTATCCTAACCTGAAAGCAGATCAGCAGTATATCAACTTCCAGAGAGAATATACCGCTATTGAAAACAGCATTAGAACGGAAACCGTTTACTATAACGATGCTGCAAAGGATTACAATACCTCTATCAAGACTTTTCCGAATAATATTCTGGCGAATTTCACTAACTTTAAAGAAAAACCTTATTTCAAGGCTGATGCAGGAGCTCAAAAAGCCCCTGAAGTATTTAAATAA
- a CDS encoding TPM domain-containing protein: MGNFLTNQQIASLVEAIQSAEDHSTGEIRVHIDSNTENRDAKTAFEVFKELCMDKTTDRNAVLFHVNFEQKYLTIIGDVGIHKKVHQSYWDHLHDYITSEFAKGNYYQALKSAILETGLELKKHFPVEGENPNQLPNEITFS; encoded by the coding sequence ATGGGTAATTTCCTTACAAATCAACAGATCGCTTCCCTTGTGGAAGCGATACAGTCAGCAGAAGACCATTCAACAGGTGAGATCAGGGTACATATTGACTCTAATACAGAAAACCGTGATGCTAAAACAGCATTTGAAGTTTTTAAAGAACTGTGTATGGATAAAACTACCGACAGGAATGCCGTGCTTTTTCATGTGAATTTTGAACAGAAATACCTCACCATTATTGGTGATGTAGGCATTCATAAAAAGGTACATCAATCCTATTGGGACCATCTTCATGACTATATTACGTCTGAATTTGCCAAAGGAAATTATTATCAGGCATTGAAAAGTGCTATCCTGGAAACAGGCCTTGAACTTAAAAAACATTTTCCTGTAGAAGGAGAAAACCCAAACCAACTTCCAAATGAAATTACATTCTCTTAA
- a CDS encoding monovalent cation:proton antiporter-2 (CPA2) family protein, producing the protein MESSLAMNTLIFLGVAIIMVPLARKLGLSSVIGYILGGIIIGPYVLRLTGNNVNDIMHASEFGVIMLLFIVGLELEPRKFWEMRKKIMGLGLTQMLLTISLLFLVFISVGWRIDKAIAVAMCFALSSTAIVLQTLQEKNNLKTTAGEASFSTLLFQDISVIPILAILPIIANYKAKHHDNEIQILIQKLPEWLQASTVILGVALLILLGRYVFVPFLRYVSKSGMTELLTASSLFLVIGVSELMVVIGLSPALGAFLAGVMLANSEFRHELEAQINPFKGLLLAVFFVSVGSTINFNIIQKDPLFIFSTVFSVLAVKFLVLYTIGKFYKIDTPQSLFYAFALSQVGEFAFVLINYASDLYLLSSELNAQLMAVTAITMCITPVLLILNDKFITPKFIREVPEEEHDYNILDSDVTQKKIIIVGFGHFGSTVGRLLKANKIPATVLDRDSDRVKLLRSYGFKVYYGDATRIPILRAAGIEEAEILVLCLDDPDDNMFIAELVREHYPEVKIFVRAKNRIDAYEYLNNGINHIYRETLGTAVDMAVDVLHETGMRKYAARRLGQRFMAIDKASIRKLAKATEDSEIALFTTKEILQREEELLAYDNLNFDNKNWEDSSSSEEEEEEEEESQD; encoded by the coding sequence ATGGAGTCCAGCTTAGCGATGAACACATTAATTTTTCTGGGTGTAGCCATTATCATGGTTCCGCTGGCTAGAAAATTGGGTTTGAGTTCAGTAATCGGTTATATTTTAGGAGGAATCATCATTGGTCCTTACGTTCTGAGACTTACCGGAAATAATGTGAATGACATTATGCATGCCAGTGAATTTGGAGTTATCATGCTTTTATTTATTGTGGGTCTTGAACTGGAACCCCGGAAGTTCTGGGAAATGCGTAAGAAAATTATGGGGCTGGGACTCACCCAGATGCTGCTGACCATTTCATTATTATTCCTGGTATTCATCAGTGTAGGCTGGAGAATAGATAAGGCTATTGCAGTGGCTATGTGTTTCGCATTATCCTCTACTGCTATTGTATTGCAGACACTACAGGAAAAGAACAACCTTAAAACAACAGCTGGTGAAGCATCATTCTCCACTTTGTTATTCCAGGATATTTCTGTGATCCCTATTTTGGCTATCCTTCCGATCATTGCCAACTATAAGGCAAAACACCATGATAATGAAATTCAAATCCTGATCCAAAAGCTTCCGGAATGGCTTCAGGCCAGTACTGTGATTCTTGGAGTAGCCCTGCTGATTCTGCTGGGCAGATATGTATTTGTCCCTTTTCTACGCTATGTTTCAAAATCCGGAATGACTGAGCTGTTAACAGCCTCCTCCCTATTCCTTGTTATCGGGGTTTCTGAGCTGATGGTGGTTATTGGGCTGTCTCCCGCATTAGGAGCTTTCCTTGCCGGAGTAATGTTGGCCAACAGTGAATTCCGCCATGAGCTGGAAGCACAGATCAATCCTTTCAAAGGGTTACTGTTAGCGGTATTTTTCGTGAGTGTAGGGTCAACGATAAATTTCAACATCATCCAAAAAGATCCACTGTTTATTTTCAGTACCGTATTTTCGGTATTGGCTGTAAAATTTTTAGTACTGTATACGATTGGTAAATTCTATAAAATAGATACTCCACAAAGCCTTTTCTATGCCTTCGCCCTTTCGCAGGTGGGAGAATTTGCATTTGTCCTGATTAATTATGCTTCGGATCTTTATCTCTTAAGCTCGGAACTGAATGCCCAGCTGATGGCTGTTACAGCAATCACCATGTGCATCACTCCGGTTCTTCTTATCCTTAATGACAAATTTATTACTCCTAAATTTATCCGCGAAGTTCCTGAAGAGGAGCATGATTACAATATTCTGGACAGTGATGTCACTCAGAAAAAGATCATCATTGTAGGTTTCGGACATTTTGGAAGTACCGTAGGACGTCTTTTAAAAGCTAATAAAATACCTGCAACGGTCCTGGACAGGGATTCTGACCGTGTGAAGCTTTTAAGGAGCTATGGCTTTAAGGTTTATTATGGTGATGCCACAAGAATTCCTATTCTGAGAGCAGCAGGAATTGAAGAGGCAGAGATTCTGGTGTTATGTCTTGATGATCCTGATGATAATATGTTTATTGCAGAGCTTGTTCGTGAACATTATCCGGAGGTTAAAATATTTGTAAGGGCAAAAAACAGAATTGATGCTTATGAATATCTCAACAACGGAATTAATCATATTTACCGGGAAACATTGGGTACCGCTGTTGATATGGCCGTTGATGTTCTGCATGAAACAGGAATGAGAAAGTATGCAGCGAGACGTCTTGGACAAAGGTTTATGGCAATTGATAAGGCTTCCATCAGAAAACTGGCAAAAGCAACCGAAGACAGTGAGATTGCGTTATTCACCACAAAAGAAATCCTCCAGCGTGAGGAGGAATTATTAGCTTATGACAATCTTAATTTTGATAATAAAAACTGGGAAGATTCCTCATCGTCCGAGGAAGAAGAGGAAGAAGAGGAAGAATCCCAGGATTGA